In Capsicum annuum cultivar UCD-10X-F1 chromosome 7, UCD10Xv1.1, whole genome shotgun sequence, one genomic interval encodes:
- the LOC107852401 gene encoding uncharacterized protein LOC107852401, giving the protein MAPPVFDGDNYQTWAVKMENYLKALDLWKVMEEDYEVQLLPKNPTVAQIKSQKEKKTKKSKAKACLFAAISPMIFTRIISLKLAKAIWDYLKTKYRKKESEPIKEYRDRLLSIANKVRLLGSELTDSRIVEKLLVLVSERFEATIKTLENTKYLPKISFKELLNALQAQEQRRALRQNEAGERALPAKHQDNKYKRKKNFKN; this is encoded by the exons ATGGCACCACCAGTCTTCGATGGAGACAACTATCAAACGTGGGCTGTGAAAATGGAAAACTACCTGAAAGCATTGGATCTGTGGAAAGTAATGGAAGAAGACTATGAAGTTCAGCTACTTCCAAAAAATCCTACCGTAGCACAAATAAAATCACAGAAGGAGAAGAAGACAAAGAAATCAAAGGCAAAAGCATGTTTATTTGCAGCAATATCTCCTATGATTTTCACACGAATAATATCCTTGAAGTTAGCAAAAGCAATCTGGGATTATCTCAAGACAAAGTAT AGAAAGAAGGAGTCAGAACCAATAAAAGAGTACCGAGACAGACTTTTAAGCATTGCCAACAAGGTAAGGTTGCTTGGATCCGAGTTAACAGATTCAAGAATTGTGGAGAAACTACTTGTACTAGTGTCAGAGAGGTTTGAAGCCACTATAAAAACTCTGGAGAACACAAAGTATTTGccaaaaatttcctttaaagagCTCTTAAATGCCTTGCAAGCACAAGAGCAAAGGAGAGCCTTGAGACAGAATGAAGCAGGAGAAAGAGCCTTACCAGCCAAACATCAAGACAACAAgtataaaagaaagaagaacttcaagaattag
- the LOC107852403 gene encoding heparanase-like protein 3 isoform X1, which translates to MGTLFMQKGVFLVWICLFGLRFICGTAAQGTVFVDGKVAIGRIDRHFICATLDWWPPEKCDYGTCPWDHASFLNLDLNNIIFLNAIKAFSPLKIRLGGTLQDKVIYQTEDHKQPCVSFVRNMTEMFDFTPGCLPLSRWDELNAFFNKSEASIIFGLNALYGRSVHRGGLSVGAWDPSNAESLIRYTVKKGYTIHGWELGNELSGSGVGTRVAADQYASDTIALNKIVQDAYKNSETKPLVLAPGGFFDEGWFRELVNKAGASFDVATHHIYNLGPGRDEHLIEKILDPSYLDGEADTFSKLHNILKSSGSSVVAWVGEAGGAYNSGRNHVTNAFAFSFWYLDQLGMSASYDTKTYCRQTLIGGNYGLLNTTTFVPNPDYYSALLWHRLMGRNVLSTSFSGTKKIRAYAHCAKQSPGITVLLINLDGNTTIHARVDFNGTMLHRRKHRRHHSLRKSSIQLSKSSKIASNTREEYHLTAKDGDLQSQTMLLNGNALTVDSFGNIPTLDPIFVNSTEAITVAPFSIVFVHIPYVLLPACS; encoded by the exons ATGGGTACTTTGTTTATGCAAAAGGGAGTGTTTTTGGTGTGGATTTGTTTGTTTGGTTTGAGATTTATTTGTGGAACAGCAGCTCAAGGGACTGTGTTTGTAGATGGGAAAGTTGCTATTGGAAGAATAGATAGGCATTTTATTTGTGCTACTTTGGATTGGTGGCCACCTGAGAAATGTGATTATGGAACTTGTCCTTGGGACCATGCTTCTTTCTTGAATCTG GATCTTAACAACATTATTTTTCTCAATGCAATAAAAG CCTTCTCACCATTGAAAATTCGGTTGGGCGGAACTTTGCAAGACAAAGTTATATACCAAACTGAAGATCACAAACAGCCCTGTGTCTCATTTGTTAGAAACATGACGGAGATGTTTGATTTTACTCCAGGGTGCCTTCCCTTGTCTAGATGGGATGAACTTAATGCATTCTTTAATAAATCTGA GGCTAGTATAATTTTTGGATTAAATGCTCTATATGGAAGATCAGTACACCGTGGCGGTTTATCCGTTGGTGCTTGGGATCCAAGCAATGCTGAATCACTTATACGTTATACTGTCAAAAAGGGATATACTATCCATGGATGGGAACTCG GAAACGAATTGAGTGGGAGCGGAGTTGGGACCAGAGTTGCAGCAGATCAATATGCATCTGATACTATTGCTTTGAACAAAATAGTGCAAGATGCTTACAAGAATTCTGAAACTAAACCGTTGGTCCTGGCACCGGGAGGTTTCTTTGATGAAGGATGGTTCAGGGAATTAGTAAATAAGGCTGGGGCATCATTTGATGTGGCTACTCACCACATATATAATCTTGGTCCAG GAAGAGATGAACACCTTATTGAAAAAATCCTCGATCCATCTTATCTCGATGGAGAGGCTGATACATTTAGCAAACTTCATAACATCCTCAAGAGCTCTGGCAGTTCAGTGGTTGCTTGGGTTGGTGAGGCTGGAGGGGCATACAACAGCGGTCGAAACCATGTCACAAATGCCTTTGCTTTTAGCTTCTG GTATTTGGATCAGCTTGGGATGTCAGCTTCATATGATACCAAGACATACTGTCGACAGACATTGATTGGTGGAAACTACGGTTTACTCAATACGACTACTTTTGTACCAAATCCAGATTACTACAG TGCTCTTCTTTGGCACCGATTAATGGGAAGGAACGTTTTGTCAACAAGTTTCTCAGGGACAAAGAAAATACGTGCATATGCTCATTGCGCGAAGCAATCT CCAGGTATCACAGTACTGTTGATAAATCTTGATGGCAACACCACCATTCATGCCAGAGTTGATTTTAACGGTACTATGTTACATCGACGAAAACACAGACGTCATCATAGCCTCAGAAAGAGTTCAATTCAACTGTCTAAAAGTAGCAAAATAGCATCAAACACAAGAGAAGAATACCATTTAACAGCAAAAGATGGAGACTTGCAAAGCCAGACAATGCTTCTAAATGGAAATGCACTTACTGTAGATTCATTTGGCAATATACCTACACTGGACCCTATATTTGTCAATTCAACAGAGGCGATAACCGTCGCGCCATTCTCTATTGTATTTGTACACATACCATATGTACTTTTGCCTGCTTGTAGCTGA
- the LOC107852403 gene encoding heparanase-like protein 3 isoform X2, translating into MKHRNKKDLNNIIFLNAIKAFSPLKIRLGGTLQDKVIYQTEDHKQPCVSFVRNMTEMFDFTPGCLPLSRWDELNAFFNKSEASIIFGLNALYGRSVHRGGLSVGAWDPSNAESLIRYTVKKGYTIHGWELGNELSGSGVGTRVAADQYASDTIALNKIVQDAYKNSETKPLVLAPGGFFDEGWFRELVNKAGASFDVATHHIYNLGPGRDEHLIEKILDPSYLDGEADTFSKLHNILKSSGSSVVAWVGEAGGAYNSGRNHVTNAFAFSFWYLDQLGMSASYDTKTYCRQTLIGGNYGLLNTTTFVPNPDYYSALLWHRLMGRNVLSTSFSGTKKIRAYAHCAKQSPGITVLLINLDGNTTIHARVDFNGTMLHRRKHRRHHSLRKSSIQLSKSSKIASNTREEYHLTAKDGDLQSQTMLLNGNALTVDSFGNIPTLDPIFVNSTEAITVAPFSIVFVHIPYVLLPACS; encoded by the exons ATGAAACATAGAAACAAAAAG GATCTTAACAACATTATTTTTCTCAATGCAATAAAAG CCTTCTCACCATTGAAAATTCGGTTGGGCGGAACTTTGCAAGACAAAGTTATATACCAAACTGAAGATCACAAACAGCCCTGTGTCTCATTTGTTAGAAACATGACGGAGATGTTTGATTTTACTCCAGGGTGCCTTCCCTTGTCTAGATGGGATGAACTTAATGCATTCTTTAATAAATCTGA GGCTAGTATAATTTTTGGATTAAATGCTCTATATGGAAGATCAGTACACCGTGGCGGTTTATCCGTTGGTGCTTGGGATCCAAGCAATGCTGAATCACTTATACGTTATACTGTCAAAAAGGGATATACTATCCATGGATGGGAACTCG GAAACGAATTGAGTGGGAGCGGAGTTGGGACCAGAGTTGCAGCAGATCAATATGCATCTGATACTATTGCTTTGAACAAAATAGTGCAAGATGCTTACAAGAATTCTGAAACTAAACCGTTGGTCCTGGCACCGGGAGGTTTCTTTGATGAAGGATGGTTCAGGGAATTAGTAAATAAGGCTGGGGCATCATTTGATGTGGCTACTCACCACATATATAATCTTGGTCCAG GAAGAGATGAACACCTTATTGAAAAAATCCTCGATCCATCTTATCTCGATGGAGAGGCTGATACATTTAGCAAACTTCATAACATCCTCAAGAGCTCTGGCAGTTCAGTGGTTGCTTGGGTTGGTGAGGCTGGAGGGGCATACAACAGCGGTCGAAACCATGTCACAAATGCCTTTGCTTTTAGCTTCTG GTATTTGGATCAGCTTGGGATGTCAGCTTCATATGATACCAAGACATACTGTCGACAGACATTGATTGGTGGAAACTACGGTTTACTCAATACGACTACTTTTGTACCAAATCCAGATTACTACAG TGCTCTTCTTTGGCACCGATTAATGGGAAGGAACGTTTTGTCAACAAGTTTCTCAGGGACAAAGAAAATACGTGCATATGCTCATTGCGCGAAGCAATCT CCAGGTATCACAGTACTGTTGATAAATCTTGATGGCAACACCACCATTCATGCCAGAGTTGATTTTAACGGTACTATGTTACATCGACGAAAACACAGACGTCATCATAGCCTCAGAAAGAGTTCAATTCAACTGTCTAAAAGTAGCAAAATAGCATCAAACACAAGAGAAGAATACCATTTAACAGCAAAAGATGGAGACTTGCAAAGCCAGACAATGCTTCTAAATGGAAATGCACTTACTGTAGATTCATTTGGCAATATACCTACACTGGACCCTATATTTGTCAATTCAACAGAGGCGATAACCGTCGCGCCATTCTCTATTGTATTTGTACACATACCATATGTACTTTTGCCTGCTTGTAGCTGA